The genomic stretch GCGCTTTAACACCTGGCACGCCTACCTCAAACCCGTAGTGGATCATCCAAACCTCACGCTGCTCACCAACGCCCTGGTGCGCCGACTGATCATCGAGGACGGGGCCGTCCGCGGAATCGAGTTTGAGCACGCCGGCGAGCGCAAAACCCTGCGCGCCGCCGAGACGGTGCTGGCCGCAGGTGCCATCAACTCCCCCGAGCTTCTCTTGCGCTCCGGCATTGGGCCGCGGGCCGAACTAGATGAACTGGGCATCACCGCGGTGCACGATCTGCCCGGGGTGGGGAAGAACCTGCAGGACCATCTGCTCTCCCCGGTCATCTACACCACCGGCACCGCGGAGGTACCGCTCGGTGATGTCGCCCCGGCCGAGGTTCACTTCTTCGCCAAGAGCCACGAGGATCTTCAGGTCCCCGATACGCAGCCGCTGTTCTTCTCGGTCCCCATGTATTCCCAGGACTACGGACCGGGCGAGATGACGGGTCCGAATAACGGCTTCTCCCTGCTTGGTGGTCTGGTGCGCCCGGCCAGCCGCGGGCAGATCACGCTTTCGGGTCCCGGCGAGGATGATCCGCTCCTGATCGATCTGGGCGCCCTGCGCGAACAGGCGGACGTTGACGCACTGGTGGCATCGGTACGTCAGTGCCGGGAGATCGGCCGCTCTCGGGCGCTCGCCGGTTGGGCTCCTACCGAAATCTATCCGGGCCCCGAGGTCAAGGACGAGGATCTGGAACAGTACGTTCGCGATTCGGTGGTCACCTATCACCACCAGGTCGGCACCTGCAAGATGGGTGTGGACGAGCTGGCGGTGGTGGACCCGGTGTCCTTCGCCGTCCATGGCCTGAGCGGACTTCGCATTGCCGATGCCTCCATCATGCCGTTGGTCCCCACGGGCAATACCAATGCCCCCTCGGTGATGATTGGCGAGCGTGCGGCAGCGGCACTGATCGCCGCCGGACACTAGGTAGTCGCAGGTGGGTGAGGAATCGTGAACATCAATCCCTCACCCACCCTTCCGTGATGTTTTGTCCATGGGTAGTCCCTGACATGCTTTTGGGTAAAGAATGCGAAATACTGGGCATTCACAATCACGAAGGCGAGCCCCACATGAGCAACCTCCAACAAGACGCCGATGGCAACGTTCGCATGCGTGCCATCTACCCCAAGGGTGTACGGGTGAATGTCATCTTTACCGATGGCACACAGGAAGAATTCACCGGCCAGCGCCTGAATGAACTGCGCGAGGCAGCCAATGCTGCCTTCCGGCTGGCCAACTCCCTAGATGCCAAGGGCTTCGACCGCAACAAGGGCAAACCGGTGGCCCGCAACAAGATCGTCGAATTTGTGCCGATCCGCCCGGGCATGTCCACGCGCTAGCCCGGCACACCGCGGTGAATTGTGCCGGGGCTTGAACCACCCCGGCGCTACACATCACCTGCCGCCTTCTTTTCGCACGCGCGGCGCCCCCTCCCGTTGTGTGGTGTTCACCAGTTAGAAACCTTTCAACGATAGACATCTAGGGTCACCATTCCCTGATCACTCGCTATCCGTTGGGACACCTCTGCTTATGCCTCGATCCACCCGGCCATTTGGTCGCCTCACCCGTGCGTCGGCGGCCGTTGCCGCCCTCGCGGTTGCCGGTTCCGCGTTTTATTCCACCGGCGCCGTCGCAGATATCGTCCCCGATCCGATGTCCCATTCGTCGAAGGGAGCCGGGCTGAAGCTCAATGCGATCGGCTCCTACGAAACAGGGACCTTCGACAAATCCGCGGCCGAGATCGTCACCTACCACGCCGCCAGCAAGCGCCTGTTTGTGGTCAACGCGCAGGCCGGATCCGTCGACGTCCTGGACATTGCCGATCCGACCAAGCCCACCAAGCTCTACTCCATCGCCGGCGTGGGCGTGGCTAACTCGGTCGCTGTACGTCCCGACGGGCTAGGCGTCATTGCCCTGGAAGCGACCAACAAGACGGCTCCGGGATCATTACTCTTCTTTGATGCCAATGCATCGAGCGCATCGACGCTGGGCAGCATCACGGTCGGAGCGCTGCCGGACATGGTCTCCATCTCCAAGGACGGCAACTACGCCGTGGTGGCCAACGAGGGCGAGCCAGCGGACGATTTCTCTTCGGACCCCGAGGGCTCGATCAGCGTTGTCGCTCTGCCGACCACGCTCAAGGCCCCCGCGCAGTCGGCAGTCAAGACCGCGAAATTCCACGAATTTGAGGCCGGCGGATCCAAGAAACTGGCCAAGGGGGTCAGGGTCTTTGGCCCCACCCCACACGGGGACGACAAGCCCGTCTCACGCAACCTCGAGCCCGAGTACATCGCGATCGACGGCAACACCGCCTATGCGGCACTGCAAGAGGCCAACGCGGTGGCCGAAATCGATCTGCCCAGCGCAACGGTCACCACCATTCGCCCGCTGGGTCTGAAGGACCATTCGATCTCCGGGCAGGGGCTAGACGCCTCCGACAAGGATGAGGCAGTCGACATCCGGACCTTTGATGGTCTCAAGGGTGCCTACATGCCCGACGGCATAAATGCCTACACCGTTGGCGCCACCACGTATTTGGTCACCGCCAACGAGGGTGATGCTCGCGAGTGGGGCGATTACACCGAAGGCGCCCGAGTTAAAGATCTCGGCGCCGACGGGCTGGCTCCCATCTGCGAGGACAGCCCAGCTGCTGCACTGAATGGAAGTGGCGATCTTGGCCGCCTAAACGTCAGTACGGCTTCGGGCCTGAACGCGGATGGTAGCTGCTACGAAGAATTGGTCGCCTTCGGTTCGCGCTCGTTCTCCATCTGGAGCACCGACGGCAAACAGGTTTTTGATTCGGGAAATGATTTCGAGAAAATCACCGCCGCAGCCAATCCCGAGTTCTTCAATTCAAACCACTCCGAATCGAACCTCGAGGGGCGCAGTGACGACAAGGGCCCGGAGCCCGAGAATCTGACCCTGGGCACCATCGGGGAAAAGACCTACGCCTTTGTTGGTCTCGAACGAGTCGGCGGGGTCATGGTCTATGACGTCACCAATCCAAAGTCCGCCTCCTTTGTCACCTACCTCAACAACCGCGACTTCTCCCAGTCGGTCGAGGACGGCGGAGATCTCGCCACGGCCGGCGACTTGGGCCCCGAGGGCCTGGCCTTTATCCCCGCCGAGGGCTCTCCCACCGGAGTCCCCATGCTCGCGGTCGGTAATGAAGTATCGGGCACCACCACCCTCTTCGCCATCTCCGGCGACGCGGTTCCGACCCCAGCGCCGAAGACCACGAGCATCAAGATCCTGGGCATCAACGACTTCCACGGCCGCATCGAGGCCAACGGCACCGAGGCCGGTGCAGCGGTCCTCGGTGGAGCGGTGGCGGAACTGAAGGAAGAGAACCCGAACACGCTTCTCGTCTCGGCGGGCGATAACATCGGCGCCTCGACCTTCACCTCGTTCTCCCAGCAGGACAACCCGACCATTGACGCCCTCGGCGCGGCGGGCCTGGATGTTTCGGTCGTGGGCAACCATGAATTCGACGCGGGCTTCGAGGACCTCCGCTCACGCGTCATCCCACGCTTCGCCAAGTCCACCGGTTATGACGGCGCCGACTACGCACTCGCGGCCAACGTCTATAAGTCGGGTACCAAAACTGCGGTCCTGCGCGAATATGCCATCCGCGAGGTTGACGGGGTGAAGGTCGGATTCATCGGCACCATTACCGAATCCACCGCAGCCATGGTCTCCCCCGCAGGAATCAAAGACATCGAATTCGGCGATCAGCTCGAGGCCGCGAACCGCGTCGCCGAGCAGCTCACCGATGGCAAGGACTCCAACGGTGAGGCAGACGCCATCGTGCTGCTGACTCACGACGGATCGGCAGTTGATAGCTGCGAAGCCATCGCCACCGAAAAGACCACCTATGGCGAACTGGTGCGCAAGGCTTCTCCCAAGATCCAGGCGATCTTCTCCGGCCACACCCACCAGAGCTACGACTGTGCCTTCCCCGTCAAGGGCTGGGAAGCGGGCCTTGAACGCCCCGTCATCCAGAGTCACCAATACGGCACCACGCTCGGCGCCCTGGAACTGGAAATTGACCCGGAAACCAAGGACGTGGTGTCCCTTCAGACCGAGCTGCTTCCGCTGACCACCACCGACGAAACGAGTGAAGAAACGACCGCGAACTACCCGGCCCTACCGAGCGTCAGCAAGATCGTGGAGAAGGCCTCGGCCGCGGCAGAGGTTGCCGGTGAGGTGCAGGTCGGCGAGATCAGCGCAGATATCCTCCGCGGTGGCACCGACGGCTCGGACCGCGGTGTCGAATCAACACTCGGTAACCTGGTGGCGGACATGCACTTGTGGTCCACCTCGAACGATTCCTTCGGCGGCGAAAAGGCCGATATTGGCATCATGAACCCCGGCGGTCTGCGCGCGGACCTGCTCTTCGGCAAGGACGGCATCGTCAGTTACAAGGCCGCCGCGGGAGTTCAGCCCTTCGGCAATACGCTGGTGACCAAGGAGCTGACCGGCGCGCAGCTCAAGGAAATTTTGGAAGAGCAATGGCAGCCGGCGGGATCTTCACGTCCCAAGTTGCACCTGGGTATCTCCGCGAATCTTTCCTACACCTACGACCCCGACGCCCCGCGCGGAGAACACATCACCGGTGTGTTGTTTAAGGGTGAAGAGGTTACCAAGGGTCAGGTCTTCCGCGTCGCTGCCAACTCGTTCCTGGCCGAAGGTGGGGATAACTTCACCACCTTCGCCAAGGGAACCAACGTCGCCGACAGCGGCCAGATCGACCTGGTTGCCGCGGTGGAGTACTTCAAGGCGCACCCCACCGTGGATCCAGCGCCGCTGGGTCGCGCCGTGGTGGCAGGCACCGGCTGGGCAAAAGTCGTATTGGAGAACAACACCGTCAAACAGGGCGAAACCCTGAAGGCGGACGTTTCCGGCCTTGACGAGGGAACGCAGATCACAGCGGTCCTGCATTCGGACCCGATCGAGGCACTGGATATCCCCGCAGCCAATGCCGAGGGCGAGACCTCCTTCGAGATCGAGGTTCCGGCCGACTTTACGACCGGCACCCACACGTTGTTGGTCTCGACCGAGGGCAAAGAGGACATCGCGCTGGATGTCGAGGTTGCAGCGGTGTCGGCACCAATCCAGACGCCGGCGCCGAATGAGTCCCCGGCGCCGAGTGAAGCACCCGAGTTAGGCGGCGAGGAACAAGTTCCAAGCCAAAGTCCCGCACCCGTTGCGCCTCAGGCCAACGACGGCGGCAACACACCGGAGGCAGCACCCCAGCCAAACGGTGATCTCGCCAGCACCGGGGCCACTGTCGGCACCATTGCCGGGGCCGGCATACTGCTGATGGCAGTGGGCGGGTTCCTGCTCTGGCGCCGCCACCGCGCATCGGTGAGCGACACCAAGTAATACCAAGCACCAACCACAAGCGTCCTGGCTTCCCTACAAGGGAAGCCAGGACGTTTGTCTTTGGCTGGTGCACCGATCGACGCACTGCTCAGCTATTGGACGTCTCAGGTTCTTGACTCGCCGCCTCCGAAAGCTCAACGGGATCGGTTCCGCCCTCTCTGGCCTCTTTGACCCGCGGGTCTTTGGGCACCTCGCCGTGCGGTGGGCGATCGTAGAAGTTTTTGTAGCGTTCGTCCTCATGATGGTTGTTGCCCATCGGCTGCCTCCCGAGAAGGGTTCTAATACCTCAACCGTGGCACCAGTTCAGGCTCTTGGCAACAGTCACCCAAAGGAGGATTCGAGGCTATCGGACCAGACGACTGCACTAGCTACCGGGAATCGTTTGGTTCGGGCATTGAGTAGTAATGATCCGCTTGATGCCGGCATGTTCGGCCTTGGTCATCCACAATCCGTGCTTGGCCTTAACCGCGGTCTGGCGTGCAACATAGGAGCAACGGAATGACTTGTTCGGTGGAAGCCAACTGGCCGCATCCGAATCGCCCTTGGACGCATTTGACGGGCCGTCGACCGCCAAGAGGTTCAGCGGATCGTTGGCAAAGTCCACTCGCTGGTCCTCGGTCATCCTTTGCGCACCCTTTTGCCAAGCATCGGACAGGGCAACCACGTGGTCGATTTGGACCTCGGTGCTGGTCCCCTGGCCGCGCACGAAATCAATCCGCTGTCCGGTGAACGGGTCGGAAAGGACTCCGCTGGTGACG from Paeniglutamicibacter sp. Y32M11 encodes the following:
- a CDS encoding GMC family oxidoreductase, giving the protein MERDYIIVGAGSAGNVMARRLLDAGARVTVVEAGDFDTNPDITHLYTLGSLWHSAQDWNYYTTEQAGASNRRLHLPRGKVMGGSHALNATIWVRGDKWDFDTWEKEGCAGWGWEDVLPVYQSIENFDGGASSTRGDSGLLDVSENFSRNPIQEDMLAGAIETGIPFNADYNSGSVEGVSRMQLNVRDGLRFNTWHAYLKPVVDHPNLTLLTNALVRRLIIEDGAVRGIEFEHAGERKTLRAAETVLAAGAINSPELLLRSGIGPRAELDELGITAVHDLPGVGKNLQDHLLSPVIYTTGTAEVPLGDVAPAEVHFFAKSHEDLQVPDTQPLFFSVPMYSQDYGPGEMTGPNNGFSLLGGLVRPASRGQITLSGPGEDDPLLIDLGALREQADVDALVASVRQCREIGRSRALAGWAPTEIYPGPEVKDEDLEQYVRDSVVTYHHQVGTCKMGVDELAVVDPVSFAVHGLSGLRIADASIMPLVPTGNTNAPSVMIGERAAAALIAAGH
- a CDS encoding choice-of-anchor I family protein; protein product: MPRSTRPFGRLTRASAAVAALAVAGSAFYSTGAVADIVPDPMSHSSKGAGLKLNAIGSYETGTFDKSAAEIVTYHAASKRLFVVNAQAGSVDVLDIADPTKPTKLYSIAGVGVANSVAVRPDGLGVIALEATNKTAPGSLLFFDANASSASTLGSITVGALPDMVSISKDGNYAVVANEGEPADDFSSDPEGSISVVALPTTLKAPAQSAVKTAKFHEFEAGGSKKLAKGVRVFGPTPHGDDKPVSRNLEPEYIAIDGNTAYAALQEANAVAEIDLPSATVTTIRPLGLKDHSISGQGLDASDKDEAVDIRTFDGLKGAYMPDGINAYTVGATTYLVTANEGDAREWGDYTEGARVKDLGADGLAPICEDSPAAALNGSGDLGRLNVSTASGLNADGSCYEELVAFGSRSFSIWSTDGKQVFDSGNDFEKITAAANPEFFNSNHSESNLEGRSDDKGPEPENLTLGTIGEKTYAFVGLERVGGVMVYDVTNPKSASFVTYLNNRDFSQSVEDGGDLATAGDLGPEGLAFIPAEGSPTGVPMLAVGNEVSGTTTLFAISGDAVPTPAPKTTSIKILGINDFHGRIEANGTEAGAAVLGGAVAELKEENPNTLLVSAGDNIGASTFTSFSQQDNPTIDALGAAGLDVSVVGNHEFDAGFEDLRSRVIPRFAKSTGYDGADYALAANVYKSGTKTAVLREYAIREVDGVKVGFIGTITESTAAMVSPAGIKDIEFGDQLEAANRVAEQLTDGKDSNGEADAIVLLTHDGSAVDSCEAIATEKTTYGELVRKASPKIQAIFSGHTHQSYDCAFPVKGWEAGLERPVIQSHQYGTTLGALELEIDPETKDVVSLQTELLPLTTTDETSEETTANYPALPSVSKIVEKASAAAEVAGEVQVGEISADILRGGTDGSDRGVESTLGNLVADMHLWSTSNDSFGGEKADIGIMNPGGLRADLLFGKDGIVSYKAAAGVQPFGNTLVTKELTGAQLKEILEEQWQPAGSSRPKLHLGISANLSYTYDPDAPRGEHITGVLFKGEEVTKGQVFRVAANSFLAEGGDNFTTFAKGTNVADSGQIDLVAAVEYFKAHPTVDPAPLGRAVVAGTGWAKVVLENNTVKQGETLKADVSGLDEGTQITAVLHSDPIEALDIPAANAEGETSFEIEVPADFTTGTHTLLVSTEGKEDIALDVEVAAVSAPIQTPAPNESPAPSEAPELGGEEQVPSQSPAPVAPQANDGGNTPEAAPQPNGDLASTGATVGTIAGAGILLMAVGGFLLWRRHRASVSDTK